In Methanophagales archaeon, the genomic stretch GCAAATGCAAATGCAGAGAGGGTATCAGCATAAGGAGCTGGAGCGAGAAGTGGGAGCGTTGATAAAGCGAATGGGCTACGAAGTGGACCTGAAGAAACCGAAGAAGACTTTTGTACTACTCTTCACACGCCATAAGTGCTTTCTTGCTTTGCTGCTCCACAGTATAGAAAAGAAACGATACGAGCAGCGGAAACCGCATCTGAGACCTTTCTTCTCACCCGGTGTGATAATGCCGAAGTTAGCACGGGTTTTGGTGAATTTGAGCGCAGTGAAAGCAGAAGATATCCTTCTTGACCCGTTCTGTGGAACTGGAGGAATATTGATAGAAGCGGGCATGGTAGGTGCCACCCCCATAGGTATGGATATACAGGCGAAGATGGTTCGGGGTGCGAGCCAGAATCTGCTTTTTTATCACCTGAAGGGGCATTTAATCACTGCTGACGCCACTGACATACCCCTGAGGGTAAACAGCGTGGATGCGGTTGTGACCGATCTGCCGTATGGGCGCGTGTCACTGATCTCGGGAGATATCAATGCCAAATCTCGCGCATCATTCATAGAACGCCTGTATGAAGAGGCGATAGGGGAAGTATACAGGGTACTGAAGCGAGGAAGAAAGGCGGTTATCGTCTTCAATTCCCCCACTCTTTACTCTTTGTTCTCGAATTGGGAGTTCAAGTTCAATATCCTCGAGCGGCATGAATACAGGGTTCATAGAAGTTTGATACGATACATAGCTGTACTGGAGAAATGAGCTATGAACTATGAACTATGTAATGTAAAACTAAAAATCTTAAAACTTCAAGGGTTTTTGTTTATTATTGAACAATCAACATAAGAGGTAG encodes the following:
- a CDS encoding methyltransferase domain-containing protein → QMQMQRGYQHKELEREVGALIKRMGYEVDLKKPKKTFVLLFTRHKCFLALLLHSIEKKRYEQRKPHLRPFFSPGVIMPKLARVLVNLSAVKAEDILLDPFCGTGGILIEAGMVGATPIGMDIQAKMVRGASQNLLFYHLKGHLITADATDIPLRVNSVDAVVTDLPYGRVSLISGDINAKSRASFIERLYEEAIGEVYRVLKRGRKAVIVFNSPTLYSLFSNWEFKFNILERHEYRVHRSLIRYIAVLEK